Below is a genomic region from Miscanthus floridulus cultivar M001 chromosome 1, ASM1932011v1, whole genome shotgun sequence.
AAAAACAACCAAATCGCCCCCAAATGGACGCGCGTGAGTAAAGATGTCAACGGGCCCCGTTCCTCAATTCCTTACGGGGAATTCACCCATTAGGAGACGGAGATGGTACAAATTTTCTCCCAATGGAGAATTAAATGGGGAAAAAACCATCCCCATCGGGGATGACGGGGACGGTATGCATGCCCCCGTCCCCGTTCACCACGGGAACCCGAAATGTGCACTAAGGAGGCTGCTACTTAAGCTAGCTGGGCTAGCTGTCTACTGAGCGCGTAGCTAGGTTGGCCCGTCGTAGCCGCAGAGCTAGGCCAGCGGCTTGCGTGGCGTGGGGGCGCAGCTGATGCGCGTGGCCCGACCATCAGCCGAGCCAAGCCGCCGattctgcctcctcctcctcctcctcctcagtccTCACTCGTCACTTGCCCTCtcccgctctctccctctcccatgCGCCCCAAACCCTAGCTTGCCGCCCACCCACGACCCACCCGCTGGTCATGCGCGCCTCCGCCTCCACGGTCCCCATGgaagcctccgcctccgcctgcaGATCCGTCGCGGGCCCCAACCCCGGTGGCACCAAGAAGCCGCGcctcgcgcgccgccgccgccgcgggaccCCAGATCttacgccgccgctgcttcctctAATGGCGCCGCCAGCGCCGCCGAGCAAGCGCTGGTCGATGAGCCGCTCGACCAGTACCGGACCGTGCTCGGGGAGCTCACCTTCAACTCCAAGCCCATCATCACCAATCTCACCGTCATTGCCGGCGAGAACCTCTAGGCTGATGTGGGGACGGGGATACCCGCGGGGATTAAATCCTTGAGCGGGGACGGGATGAGAAAGAAGTGCTCCTCATGAGTCTTCACGGGGACAGGGACAGGGACAGGGACAGGGACGGGGACGGAGACGGAAGAAATTTGTCCCCCGTAGAGACGGGATGGGACAGTAACCCGTGACGGGGAATTCGCCGTTGACGTTTCCACGCGTGAGAGGTAAGCAACGCCCCTGATCCCAAAATCGGCAACCGCCCCGCGAGGGCCGCGGCCACCTCTCCTCCGCCTCCGGCCCCACGACGTCTCGCGCGATCGCCATGGCCGATTGGGCGGGGCTCCACAAGGACCTGCTCGACCTCGTCGTCGTGCGCCTCTCGTCGCTCGACCTCCTCCGCTTCCGCGCCGTCTGCGGCTCCTGGCGCACCGCCGCAGCCGCCTTCACCGCCCGCCGCGGCTGCCCGCGCCCCGACCTCCCCTGGCTGCTCCTCCCCACGGATGTTAGCGCCGACCTCGCCCTCGACCGCGGCCGCCTAATCGTGTGCTCCGACCGTGAGGTCTCCGTGGGCACGCTCCCAGCGCGCCTGGGCCGCGTGAACCCGCGCCAGTTCGTGCCTCTCGGCTCCGCGCGCGGGGCGATTGTCGCCGCGGACGAGCGTGGCGAGATGCACCTGCTCGACCTCGTTTCCGGCGCGCGCAAGCCGCTGCCAGCCGTCGCCACGCTCCCCCTCGTCGCACGCGTCGAGGGCCTCCAGGTCCAGCacctcggcggcggcgtcctcccAATCGACGCCGTCATCCAGAAGGCTGTCCCGGTGCCCACCCCCGGCGGCGGCATCATGGTCCTGGCCATCTACCGGCAGCTGAACCACCGCAACCAGTGGGCCACGGCGCGGCCGGGCGACCGCGCGTGGAAGTCCGTGGCGCCGACCAGCATCCcctccgtggtcgacgtggtcgtccACCGGGGCCAGCTCTACGCCAACACGAGGTACGGGATGATGTACGTCTTCCCGGAGCTCTACGACCTCAACTCCGCCTTCCCCGAAATCATCCCCTCGGTGACGCGCCGCCCGAACGCGTACGTGGAGAGCAGCTTTCTGGTGGAGTCCCCCCGCGGCGAGCTGATGCAGGTGGAGCTGCTCCGCCCCGTGACGGCCGCGGGAGGAGAAGAGTTCGTGGTGCGCGTGCTGGACGAGTGCGGGGAGACGTGGGAGGACACGGAAGACATCGGCGACGCCGCCGTGCTCGTGGACGCGGCGGGCGCCGTGGCCGCGTCCACCAGGGTGTGCTCCGCGCTGAGGCCCAACACCGTGTACTATGCCGTGGACCTGGAGGGGGAGACGCGGGTGTGGGCGTACAGCCTCGCGGGCAAGCACAAGCGCATCGAGGTCGTGGAGGTGCTGTCGACCGCCGACGGGTACAGGGCGCCGTGCTTCTGGTTCGCGCCGGTGTACTCGCAGCGGCAGCCGTGACTCGTGAGGCAACCAAATCCGTTTGCTTGCTGCATTGGCATGCTTATATAGTTGTGTCGGACCTGTCGGTACTGGTGATTCGTTTATGAGTTCGTTGCAGCTTGCGCCTGTCTGTTGGCGAGAATCGCGTGGCCGAATGATCTCGATCGAGCACGCTACCCTTGCTCGTCTGTGTTTTCATGTTTCCTCGCCCGTTGGTTTCCATGTGTCAGTATATTGCAGCTTACATCTGTATATGCAATATGCATACTTGTTTTGTATATACGTGTGTTTACCTTATTATTATGATTCGTCAGTATGAATTCAGTTTCCTCCTAACGTTCCATCAATTTGgttccctcctcgtcctcggctcCTAATATTTCAGTCACATTGAGTAAAATTTAGTTACCGCATGACTGAGGATAATTTCGTACCTTGCTGGACTGGGCCTCTGAAGGACTTCTGAAACTTAACGTTGTTCATCAGTTTGTGGAATAAGGCCTTCTGAAACTTAACGTTGTTCATCAGTTTGCTGAATAAGGCCTTCTGAAACTTAACGTTGTTCATCAGTTTGCTGAATAAGGCCTGTTGGATCTGATCTAACTTCAGTGTTTGCTGAATGAGGCCTGTTGGATATGCCCTAGCTACCGGGGATCGGAATTAGAGTAAGGAGTGGTCAGCGATGATGAGGTGGGCCGTGGCCGCCCATGGAGGATGGAGCTTCATCTCGTCAGCGAGGAAAGGTGGGGGGAAGGCGGCAAGCTCATGACCGTGCAGCCCTGATTTCAGTTTGGGAGGAGCTGTCCTGCTGACGTCGCAGCTAGGCGCCTAGGCCATTAGGACTGGACTGTTCAGATTAGCGGCTA
It encodes:
- the LOC136475153 gene encoding F-box protein SKIP23-like; the protein is MADWAGLHKDLLDLVVVRLSSLDLLRFRAVCGSWRTAAAAFTARRGCPRPDLPWLLLPTDVSADLALDRGRLIVCSDREVSVGTLPARLGRVNPRQFVPLGSARGAIVAADERGEMHLLDLVSGARKPLPAVATLPLVARVEGLQVQHLGGGVLPIDAVIQKAVPVPTPGGGIMVLAIYRQLNHRNQWATARPGDRAWKSVAPTSIPSVVDVVVHRGQLYANTRYGMMYVFPELYDLNSAFPEIIPSVTRRPNAYVESSFLVESPRGELMQVELLRPVTAAGGEEFVVRVLDECGETWEDTEDIGDAAVLVDAAGAVAASTRVCSALRPNTVYYAVDLEGETRVWAYSLAGKHKRIEVVEVLSTADGYRAPCFWFAPVYSQRQP